In the genome of Candidatus Rokuibacteriota bacterium, the window GGCGCTCGGGCCCAGGATGTGCGAGCTGGCGGGTGAGGTCGCCGACGGCGTCCTCCTCAACTGGATTCCGCCTTCCGCCGTGCCTGCATCGCTGCGCCACGTCGAAGCCGGGGCCAAGCGGGCCGGACGGAGCCTGGCGGAGGTCGACGTCTCCGTGTCCGTGAGGACGTGCGTCACCGACCCGAGAGAAGACGCGCGCGCGGCGCACGCCCGGGACGTCACGGGCTAAGCCATCGTCGGCGCCTACGGGCGCTTCTTCGCGGAGTGCGGCTTCGCGGAGGAGGTGGAGGTGGTGAACGCCGCGTGGAAATCCGGCGATCGCGCGGGAGCGGTCAAGGGAATCTCCGAGCGCGTGCTGGATGGGCTCGGCGCGGTGGGCCCGGCCGACGTCTGCCGCGAGCGGCTCGGCGCCTTCGCGGCCGAGGGGGTCACGCCGGTGGTCGTACCCTTTTCGCCGCCCGGACCGTCGGCGCGCGCGTCCATGCTGGGGACCTTCCGGGCCTTCCCCTGAGCCCTCGCGCGGCTGCTAGCGCTCGACCGCGCGGGCGGCGTCCTCTTCGATCTCGAGCGCGCGGATGGTCTCCGCCGTGGGCACGCCCGTGACCGCATCCCAACCCTGCTCGACGTAGTAGTCGGTGACGATCTTGTCCTGCTGCTCGGAGCT includes:
- a CDS encoding LLM class flavin-dependent oxidoreductase, whose translation is ALGPRMCELAGEVADGVLLNWIPPSAVPASLRHVEAGAKRAGRSLAEVDVSVSVRTCVTDPREDARAAHARDVTG